From the Vicia villosa cultivar HV-30 ecotype Madison, WI unplaced genomic scaffold, Vvil1.0 ctg.000004F_1_1_1, whole genome shotgun sequence genome, one window contains:
- the LOC131621458 gene encoding helicase protein MOM1-like isoform X2 — translation MVSSTRSRQSAKDKKNSNRRLTRSSKKAKIKSRLNVLGTAGIRKSPRETPLKKIIASSSSTQKSKQVEKRILSAPEARRKSERVEKKKIPSPLIRSGRTKNLSSSSPSNSKSAGSLGSISRQKLQKEKSMKQLIFETEVNENGEHDVGTSQVKSKRMDARTYRALFRNQKKDCLEKSHRISQSNQEGDNSSGDKTDELSKQSCSDNKDVSNNATLPSEDAKAKETGIDSMLSRPITNLAENSVTSGSFIPSNTPTHEISEVSRSAQPDCCREQTFPTLVSGNSKFDDKDLVSNNVGLDGGEKLTPSKRKVISVDMDSNVSSPLSKEDNCNMIPDALPSNLDGNKSCSKQIRLDYNPTVKELCDPCAAEHQDGDDIEATLLQKDKSDHTSGIGHQKDSFGEDKNILDGQSDTEKDGLIYNSNKSVVQPKEKLSSHIANRCKSDSFRFVEYWIPAQISHVQLEQYCATLLSNASILCSSPKIDSVGAIRDVLISTRKCCNHPYVNDPSMQPLLFKGLEEVEYLNVGIKASGKLQLLDSMLKELKKNDLRALLLFQSIGGSGKDSIGDILDDFLRQRFGLDSYERIDKGVSPSKKQAAMKKFNDKNNKRFVFLMETCACLPSIKLSSIDTIIIYDSDWNPMNDIRSLQKITLDSQFELIKMFRLYSAFTVEEKALILARQAKILDINTLFTNRSLSHTLLMWGASCLFDELGIFHNIATSTSSPEQLLEETVSQFSSFISDAVEDSDKRNHSILLKVHQNGGTYCASSPLFGELKIGSLDEESPQNFWTKLLEGKQFQWKYSCSSSQRSRKRVQPFNNLEGESDFVYEGIAKKRTKVSNNIVDQPSLKSEGEKLSTEIKADKPKGNDVKFEKNGSVHDEQRSLHLSLKPQITKLCEILLLPDNVKKMVDCFLEYVMNNHHVSREPVSMLQAFQISLIWTAAAMQKHKLDHKASLILAKQHLNFDCKKGEANYSYSLLRCLKKIFRHRTGTCSDTSSPQASNMIEVELFKKDLSKSIKETKKKCEKMLNNIRLMQKEEKHRLRTAIEVELAELERKQKIELAFTRSCSPNEVTRTETLKILNIDHQKSIEELKFQHELRLKDLEDKQSAHMLKAQDWVPTWVENLKSWAKNELQSIVSSKELGTGVDYSLMIDNVIESMKDTGDMVPETNSSSVSKTVEKQNSLGKHDNANEVGIMVSNRLPVSGSEDHNAMENHYVSQENIISKHFHSGEQNVDGAIADEDNGCGNLRHRSRDDCERPSLDTTRLPDFREPNSDGATSMTDEDNRYASNGHGSRDGCEMASLGTKCLPVCENGTHLNHQYSGVPSSVPERQTSVEVQETNNEGDSVSVSERQVRVEMPVAVNFTDCLLQKVTHLNPPSSVDQIFDRSSIDVPVLDGVLSSRPCQVACSTSCGDTISPSNPPLEQQIHDGILSIPDGDIPITVPENHTVAGRHKDIESSANALLVDNSTTNNQEGRVLVTVTSSPVSRQVNVMEPLEQGKQLPSVESAADKSTGEMQKSSEQVQLASSLADVVPANQITMPPKPVHQLAAAEFSSNLDMLASSNFHLATEDEHQPISVHDLPTHHPQVSSAIPDIGQPHPNSVNGLHSNQVAIHPASNPDPDSLTTSTVRAQSANPRNLSTPLEMNNHPIQTTAPSPSRTPPRLSYDPLKVDVERIQKLIEQSSKNHENAKLQLKSEFEKELAELRRKYDLKFQEAEVEFQQTKKTLETNLNTVCVSRILAHAFRSKCLDLKAGASGMQHDSIPQQLLNLSRQQTATHPISGSSGEPPATSLPSPSIAPNSQNMVSPVYNAPGTFSGFYARPPVINTTTTTTPIINTTRCPVINITTPIINTTRSSIVRGSQTGGEIRAPAPHLQSSRPQISVPPSSFHPPHRGIQSQTAPSNVPTTTPSHAHVSSWQRTTTYQSDPQIGRRPDSAGRLAAPNLPFMGLHGSANSQSTVTPPNVISRVSDLGPNNQSRIEPNSNSIAANSSHQAVSRGLVCLSDDDD, via the exons ATGGTAAGTAGTACTCGTTCTAGACAAAGTGCTAaggataaaaaaaatagtaatcgGAGGCTGACCCGAAGTAGCAAGAAAGCAAAAATCAAATCACGTCTCAATGTATTAGGAACTGCTGGTATTAGAAAGTCTCCTAGAGAAACGCCTTTGAAGAAGATAATTGCAAGCTCTTCAAGTACTCAAAAGTCCAAGCAGGTAGAGAAGAGAATACTATCAGCTCCTGAAGCTAGAAGAAAGTCTGAAAGGGTTGAGAAAAAGAAGATACCAAGTCCTTTGATAAGATCTGGAAGAACTAAGAATCTTTCTTCTTCGAGTCCTTCAAATTCTAAAAGTGCAGGGTCTTTGGGTTCAATTTCAAGGCAGAAGCTACAAAAAGAGAAGAGCATGAAACAATTGATTTTTGAAACCGAAGTGAATGAAAACGGGGAACACGATGTAGGAACTTCCCAGGTGAAATCTAAGAGAATGGATGCTCGTACGTATCGGGCTCTCTTTAGAAATCAAAAGAAAG ATTGCCTTGAGAAATCTCATAGGATTAGCCAGTCAAATCAGGAAGGTGACAACAGTAGTGGAGACAAGACTGATGAGTTATCTAAACAAAGTTGTTCAGATAATAAAGACGTCTCAAATAATGCTACATTACCATCTGAAGATGCCAAAGCAAAAGAGACCGGAATTGACTCTATGTTGAGTCGGCCTATAACGAATCTAGCAGAAAATAGTGTGACTTCTGGTTCATTTATTCCATCTAACACCCCAACTCATGAGATTAGTGAGGTGTCTAGAAGTGCACAGCCTGATTGCTGCAGGGAGCAGACATTTCCAACATTAGTGTCTGGAAACTCTAAATTCGATGACAAGGACTTGGTCAGTAACAATGTTGGGCTTGATGGGGGTGAAAAATTAACACCTTCTAAGAGAAAGGTAATCTCAGTGGACATGGATTCAAATGTTTCTTCCCCATTATccaaagaagacaactgcaacatGATCCCTGATGCTCTCCCTTCAAATCTAGATGGTAACAAGTCATGTTCCAAACAAATAAG GTTAGATTACAATCCTACAGTCAAGGAGTTATGTGATCCATGTGCAGCCGAG CATCAGGACGGAGATGACATTGAGGCTACCTTGCTGCAGAAGGATAAGAGTGATCACACAAGTGGAATTGGACACCAGAAG GATAGCTTTGGGGAAGACAAAAATATTCTTGATGGTCAAAGTGATACTGAAAAGGACGGTTTAATATATAATTCCAATAAAAGTGTTGTTCAACCGAAGGAGAAATTGTCAAGTCATATTGCAAACAGATGCAAGTCTGACTCCTTTAGGTTTGTTGAGTATTGGATTCCTGCTCAGATATCTCATGTGCAGCTTGAGCAGTATTGTGCTACTTTACTTTCAAATGCTTCAATTCTTTGCTCATCACCAAAGATTGATAGTGTTGGGGCCATTCGTGATGTCCTTATTTCAACCCGTAAG TGTTGTAATCATCCATATGTTAATGATCCGTCCATGCAACCTCTACTATTCAAGGGCCTTGAAGAAGTTGAGTATCTGAACGTTGGAATAAAAGCAAGTGGCAAGCTGCAGCTACTTGATTCAATGCTCAAGGAgttgaaaaaaaatgatttaaggGCACTGCTACTTTTTCAG TCTATTGGAGGTTCTGGAAAGGATTCAATAGGTGATATTCTGGATGACTTTCTGCGACAAAGATTTGGTCTGGATTCATATGAAAGAATTGATAAAGGTGTTTCGccttccaagaagcaagctgcCATGAAGAAATTTAACGACAAGAATAATAAGCGATTTGTCTTTTTGATGGAAACATGTGCCTGCCTTCCTAGCATAAAATTGTCATCTATCGACACTATTATTATATATGATAGTGATTGGAATCCAATGAATGATATAAGATCCCTTCAGAAGATAACACTTGATTCACAGTTTGAATTGATCAAAATGTTTCGTCTTTATTCAGCTTTCACTGTTGAAGAGAAAGCGTTAATACTTGCTAGGCAAGCTAAGATCCTGGACATAAATACTCTATTTACAAACCGGAGTCTCAGTCATACACTATTGATGTGGGGTGCATCTTGTCTTTTTGATGAGTTGGGAATTTTCCACAACATTGCAACTTCTACGTCAAGTCCTGAACAATTGCTGGAAGAAACAGTGTCACAGTTCTCATCATTTATATCTGATGCTGTTGAAGATTCTGACAAACGCAACCACTCAATTTTATTGAAAGTCCATCAAAATGGAGGAACATACTGTGCTAGTTCTCCTTTATTTGGTGAGCTGAAAATTGGGTCGCTGGATGAAGAGTCACCACAAAATTTTTGGACTAAACTATTGGAGGGGAAACAGTTTCAGTGGAAGTACTCATGTAGTTCATCTCAACGGAGCCGGAAGAGAGTTCAGCCTTTTAATAATTTGGAGGGTGAGTCTGACTTTGTGTATGAAGGCATAGCAAAGAAGCGCACGAAAGTGAGCAACAATATTGTTGATCAGCCTTCATTGAAATCTGAAGGTGAAAAGTTATCTACTGAAATCAAGGCAG ATAAACCTAAGGGTAATGATGTTAAATTTGAGAAAAATGGCAGTGTGCATGATGAGCAGAGGAGCTTACATCTTTCGCTGAAGCCGCAGATCACAAAGCTCTGTGAAATTCTTCTTCTCCCA GATAATGTCAAGAAGATGGTTGACTGCTTTCTTGAGTATGTTATGAACAATCACCATGTCAGTAGGGAACCTGTGTCAATGTTACAGGCTTTTCAAATATCTCTG ATTTGGACTGCTGCTGCTATGCAAAAGCACAAACTTGACCACAAGGCTTCTCTTATTCTTGCAAAACAACATTTGAATTTTGACTGTAAGAAAGGAGAGGCGAACTACAGTTATTCTCTGCTGCGgtgtctaaaaaaaatatttcgacaTCGTACAGGCACTTGTAGTGATACTTCTTCTCCTCAAGCTTCTAATATGATTGAAGTTGAACTGTTCAAAAAAGATTTGTCCAAAAGCATTAAAGAAACTAAaaaaaagtgtgaaaaaatgCTGAATAATATACGCCTTATGCAAAAGGAAGAGAAACATAGATTGAGAACGGCTATTGAGGTTGAACTGGCTGAATTAGAGAGAAAACAGAAAATAGAGTTAGCTTTCACTCGGTCCTGCTCTCCTAATGAGGTGACGAGAACAGAAACGCTCAAGATTTTGAATATTGACCATCAAAAAAGTATTGAAGAACTGAAATTTCAGCATGAATTAAGACTCAAGGATCTTGAGGACAAACAATCAGCTCATATGCTAAAGGCTCAAGACTGGGTGCCCACTTGGGTGGAAAATTTGAAATCTTGGGCAAAAAATGAATTGCAAAGCATAGTTTCTTCAAAGGAACTTGGGACTGGGGTTGATTACTCGCTGATGATTGATAATGTGATTGAATCTATGAAAGATACGGGGGACATGGTTCCTGAAACCAATTCCTCTTCAGTTAGTAAAACAgttgaaaaacaaaattctctagGCAAGCATGACAATGCTAATGAAGTGGGCATTATGGTTTCAAATCGTCTACCAGTCTCTGGAAGTGAGGACCATAATGCAATGGAAAATCATTATGTCAGTCAGGAAAACATCATCTCTAAACATTTCCATTCTGGAGAACAGAATGTTGATGGTGCTATTGCAGATGAAGATAATGGGTGTGGGAATTTAAGACATAGGTCTCGAGATGATTGTGAGAGGCCTAGCTTAGATACCACGCGCTTGCCAGATTTTAGAGAACCTAATTCTGATGGTGCTACAAGCATGACAGATGAAGATAATAGGTATGCAAGTAATGGCCATGGGTCTCGGGATGGTTGTGAGATGGCCAGTTTAGGTACGAAGTGCTTGCCAGTTTGTGAGAATGGAACACATCTAAATCATCAATATTCTGGAGTCCCCTCAAGTGTACCTGAAAGGCAAACTTCAGTTGAAGTGCAAGAAACTAATAATGAAGGGGACTCTGTAAGTGTCTCAGAAAGACAAGTGCGAGTTGAAATGCCTGTGGCCGTCAATTTTACTGATTGTCTGCTTCAGAAAGTAACTCATCTGAACCCCCCTTCATCCGTGGATCAAATATTTGACAGAAGTTCAATAGATGTGCCAGTTTTAGATGGTGTTTTATCTTCAAGGCCTTGTCAAGTTGCTTGTTCAACCAGTTGTGGAGATACAATTTCCCCTTCAAATCCACCTTTGGAGCAACAAATTCATGATGGGATCTTGAGTATTCCTGATGGAGATATCCCTATTACGGTGCCAGAAAACCATACAGTGGCTGGTCGTCATAAGGATATAGAGTCTTCAGCAAATGCTTTATTGGTGGATAATAGTACCACAAATAACCAGGAGGGAAGAGTACTTGTAACTGTGACCAGTTCTCCAGTATCTAGACAAGTTAATGTCATGGAACCTCTAGAACAAGGAAAACAATTGCCATCTGTGGAATCCGCCGCTGACAAATCAACTGGTGAAATGCAAAAGTCTTCTGAACAAGTTCAACTGGCATCTAGTTTAGCTGATGTTGTACCAGCCAATCAAATCACGATGCCTCCGAAACCGGTGCATCAATTAGCAGCTGCAGAATTCTCTTCCAACTTGGATATGTTGGCTTCGTCTAATTTTCATTTAGCAACTGAAGATGAACATCAGCCGATCAGTGTACATGATCTCCCCACTCATCATCCTCAGGTATCTTCTGCGATTCCAGATATTGGGCAACCACACCCAAATTCAGTAAATGGTTTACATTCAAATCAAGTTGCTATACACCCTGCCTCAAATCCAGACCCTGATTCACTTACAACCAGTACAGTAAGAGCACAATCTGCCAACCCAAGAAATTTGTCAACTCCATTAGAGATGAATAATCATCCTATCCAAACTACAGCCCCTTCACCTTCCAGAACGCCTCCTCGTTTGTCCTATGATCCACTGAAAGTTGATGTCGAAAGAATACAAAAATTAATAGAACAATCTTCGAAAAACCATGAAAACGCG AAATTGCAGCTGAAATCTGAATTTGAAAAGGAGTTAGCGGAGCTTCGAAGAAAGTATGATCTTAAATTTCAGGAAGCTGAAGTTGAATTTCAGCAAACAAAAAAGACTCTGGAAACCAATCTTAATACAGTTTGTGTGAGTAGGATCTTGGCACATGCTTTTAGGTCTAAATGCTTGGATCTTAAAGCTGGTGCATCAGGAATGCAGCATG ATTCAATTCCGCAGCAGCTGCTTAACCTTTCAAGACAACAAACTGCTACTCACCCGATCTCTGGTTCTTCTGGAGAGCCTCCTGCGACCAGTCTGCCGAGCCCCTCCATTGCTCCTAACTCACAAAATATGGTATCACCTGTTTATAATGCGCCAGGAACTTTCTCTGGTTTCTATGCAAGACCACCTGTTATAaacactactactactactacaccTATTATAAACACTACTAGGTGTCCTGTCATAAATATTACTACGCCTATCATAAACACTACTAGGTCTTCCATTGTCCGAGGTAGTCAAACTGGGGGTGAGATACGTGCCCCTGCACCTCATCTCCAATCTTCTAGACCCCAAATATCTGTTCCACCCTCCAGTTTCCATCCACCTCACCGAGGGATTCAAAGCCAGACAGCTCCTAGTAACGTTCCAACAACAACTCCCTCACATGCTCATGTTTCATCCTGGCAAAGAACGACAACCTATCAGTCTGATCCACAAATCGGACGCAGGCCTGACAGTGCAGGCAGGTTAGCTGCTCCTAATTTACCTTTCATGGGATTACATGGGAGTGCTAACAGTCAATCTACTGTGACCCCTCCAAATGTTATTTCACGTGTGTCAGATCTGGGTCCCAATAACCAATCCAGAATTGAGCCCAACAGCAATAGCATTGCAGCTAACTCATCGCATCAAGCTGTATCTCGTGGTTTAGTATGTTTATCAGACGATGATGACTGA